One Purpureocillium takamizusanense chromosome 1, complete sequence genomic window carries:
- a CDS encoding uncharacterized protein (EggNog:ENOG503P2TF~COG:S~TransMembrane:1 (o279-302i)), whose amino-acid sequence MLHASQHDMESGGAQCGSGLIASDIKSSIVLPRRRIKAIATWLLNHHPIHGRPVVARAPPPSYAVIRVVCISDTHNAQPDLPPGDILVHAGDLTENGSFAELDAQLAWLAAQPHPHKLVVAGNHDVLLDDAFLARHPARRYGDARTKADLPLGPPLTYLQDSSARVGVVDRPGAEKALLVYGSPWTPAYGVSAFQYARHEDPWNGAVPDGVDVLLTHGPPRGHLDRRDFHDAGCSYLAAEVFRLRPRLHVFGHIHAARGREDLVLDRARRIHDEVYAGWAGWPSVLLLAVDVLLANMQCLLLGRERMLARQRVTTFVNAATVGGPHNDIVNEAIVVEL is encoded by the coding sequence ATGCTTCATGCTTCACAGCACGACATGGAGTCCGGCGGCGCACAATGCGGCAGTGGCCTCATCGCCTCCGACATCAAGTCATCCATCGTGCTaccccgtcgccgcatcAAAGCCATCGCCACCTGGCTgctcaaccaccaccccatccacggccgccccgtcgtcgcccgagcgccgcctccgtcgtACGCCGTCATCCGCGTCGTCTGCATTTCCGACACGCACAACGCGCAGCCGGACCTGCCCCCCGGCGACATCCTCGTCCACGCGGGCGACCTCACCGAGAACGGCTCcttcgccgagctcgacgcgcagctcgcctggctcgccgcccagcctcACCCCCacaagctcgtcgtcgccggcaaccacgacgtcctcctcgacgacgcgttCCTCGCCCGGcaccccgcccgccgctacGGCGATGCGCGTACCAAGGCCGACCTCCCGCTGGGTCCGCCTCTGACCTACCTGCAGGACTCTTCCGCGCGGGTCGGCGTTGTCGACCGCCCCGGTGCTGAGAAGGCGCTCCTCGTATACGGCAGCCCCTGGACGCCGGCGTACGGTGTTTCCGCCTTTCAATACGCTCGCCATGAAGACCCCTGGAATGGTGCCGTTCCGGACGGAGTCGACGTGCTGCTCACCCATGGGCCGCCCCGGGGACACCTCGACCGTCGTGACTTTCACGACGCTGGTTGCAGCtaccttgccgccgaggtgTTTCGCCTGCGGCCGCGTCTTCACGTCTTTGGTCACAtccacgccgcgcgcggTAGGGAAGACTTGGTACTCGATCGCGCCAGGAGAATACATGACGAGGTCTATGCCGGCTGGGCAGGCTGGCCCTCTGTGCTTTTACTGGCGGTAGATGTGCTGCTCGCAAACATGCAATGTCTGCTCCTGGGCAGGGAGCGAATGCTAGCAAGACAACGCGTGACAACATTCGTCAATGCCGCCACCGTGGGCGGACCACACAACGACATCGTCAACGAAGCCATCGTAGTAGAGCTTTGA
- a CDS encoding uncharacterized protein (COG:H~EggNog:ENOG503PCPQ), with protein MSLNTGQNGVGGTNPPALTIQDGFEDFGKQSRAPSGSSILDEGAIEEHGRTYHSYKQGTYLLPNDGAEQDRLDLQHAAVSLLLDGKLAWAPVVEPKNVLDVGTGTGIWAIEYAKRHPDCAVIGSDLSMIQPTDAAANCSFVKEDAENDEWAYQCDFFDYVHLRLLFTCFGDIRPVLRNVYKHLKPGGWVEFQDHTPEVFSSDGSSSGTAMERFGETLAKGLAAYGRDATRMKHLKDVLAAEGYIDIVEKVLPYPVGDWPKHPKYRDVGKWMAENVVRGLEGSVKMLLAGGLSTADVHDLVAQVKLEIQSGHVHAYMPFYVVYARKGD; from the coding sequence ATGAGCTTGAATACCGGCCAAaatggcgtcggcggcacgaacccgcccgccctgacAATTCAAGACGGCTTCGAAGATTTCGGCAAGCAGAGTCGAGCGCCATCCGGTAGCTCCATCTTGGATGAGGGTGCGATTGAAGAGCACGGACGAACGTATCACTCGTACAAGCAGGGCACATATCTCTTACccaacgacggcgcggagcaAGACCGGCTCGACTTGCAACATGCTGCAGTCAGCCTCCTCCTGGACGGCAAGCTCGCATGGGCACCCGTCGTGGAGCCCAAGAACGTGCTGGATGtgggcacgggcacgggcatcTGGGCGATTGAATATGCCAAGAGACACCCGGATTGCGCTGTCATCGGGAGTGATTTGAGCATGATCCAGCCcaccgacgcggcggccaactGCTCCTTTGTCAAGGAAGACGCGGAGAACGACGAATGGGCCTACCAATGCGACTTCTTCGACTATGTCCACCTGCGGCTTCTGTTCACGTGCTTCGGCGACATTCGCCCCGTGTTGCGCAACGTATACAAGCATCTCAAGCCGGGGGGCTGGGTTGAGTTCCAGGACCATACCCCGGAGGTGTTCTCGTCGGAcggaagcagcagcggcaccgcgATGGAGAGGTTCGGTGAAACGCTTGCCAAGGGCCTGGCAGCTTATGGACGAGATGCAACGCGCATGAAACATCTCAAGGATGTGCTCGCCGCGGAAGGATacatcgacatcgtcgagAAGGTATTGCCGTATCCGGTGGGAGACTGGCCAAAGCACCCCAAGTATCGCGATGTTGGCAAGTGGATGGCTGAGAACGTGGTAAGGGGCCTCGAGGGGTCGGTGAAGATGCTTCTGGCGGGGGGGCTGTCCACGGCTGATGTGCATGACCTCGTGGCGCAGGTAAAGCTCGAGATACAGAGCGGTCATGTGCATGCATACATGCCATTTTACGTTGTATATGCCCGCAAGGGAGACTGA
- a CDS encoding uncharacterized protein (EggNog:ENOG503NUA6~TransMembrane:15 (i104-122o128-151i172-190o210-231i277-306o318-341i353-375o426-446i479-499o505-533i587-606o655-675i682-700o706-722i734-758o)~COG:T): MMKNPFNTGSEPVSDKYSDEKSPSPDIERIEAARAELEEIRKAHQWDPNLPKDKLDIVNAAIEHGDPKELLQADALFTEDSPYEEVRAAVRNTDGEEVANTVRAWTLGMFFVTIGSGLNMFLSMRSPAINFPAIVVQLLVYPIGCAWAKLLPTRVFNTFGLRWTLNPGPFTIKEHVVVTLMANVCIGYAYSTDALLALQGKPFYNLNLGWGFSLLFTLSSQLIGISLAGIFRRFLVWPAAMMWPNQFANTSLFYALHDKSKSDGVHSNGWRISRYRWFGLVAMAMFCYYWIPGVLFQGLSVFAFITWIKPNNVVVNQLFGGVTGLSLIPITFDWTYVTAYLGDPLLAPTHSHVNTLVGLFLFVIITTIGITYSGALFADYLPLVTAQTYDNTQNYYNVSRILGPGYTFDEAKYKSYSPLFLAPTFALNYGLSFAALTSAIVHVGLYHGKEVWYRFRAAHNQEPDVHMKLMKKYTHAPDWWYAVLFVLSVALGLATAEGFESQLPWWAFFVSIIIAMVFVVPTTMILAVSNILLSLNVISPFLAGFIIPGRPIGVMMFKVFSTITLGQAQTYSGNLKLAHYMKVPPRVTFICQVVATIWAVFVQISVMNWTLGNIDGVCDNKQTSHFTCPNGRAFFSSSIVWGVIGPRRMFGAGSMYAQFNWFWLIGASMPIILYVLTKRLKISFFGHFQAPIMLGAMAWLPPATPLSFSSWAIFGLIFNRWIRRKWHGWWSTYNYVTAAALDAGLVLSTIIIFFAITFPGVKAPQWWGNVTVFETLDATYAAVVKAVPENGTFGPATW; the protein is encoded by the exons ATGATGAAGAACCCTTTCAACACGGGCTCTGAGCCCGTCTCGGACAAGTACAGCGATGAGAAGTCGCCCTCTCCGGATATCGAGCGTATCGAAGCCGCACGCGCCGAGCTGGAAGAGATCCGCAAGGCGCATCAGTGGGATCCGAATCTGCCCAAGGACAAGCTTGATATTGTCAATGCAGCTATCGAACATGGCGATCCAAAGGAGCTGCTTCAAGCCGACGCCCTCTTCACCGAAGACTCACCTTATGAAGAGGTCCGGGCCGCCGTGCGCAATACGGACGGTGAGGAGGTGGCCAACACCGTGAGGGCCTGGACACTTGGCATGTTTTTCGTCACCATAGGCAGCGGGCTCAACATGTTTCTCAGCATGAG GAGCCCGGCCATCAACTTTCCCGCCATTGTTGTCCAGCTGCTGGTCTACCCTATTGGGTGCGCTTGGGCTAAGCTGCTCCCGACCAGAGTCTTCAACACGTTCGGTCTACGCTGGACCCTGAACCCGGGCCCTTTCACCATCAAGGAACATGTCGTCGTTACGCTCATGGCCAACGTGTGCATTGGCTACGCCTATAGCAccgacgccctgctcgccctgcAGGGCAAGCCGTTCTACAATCTCAACCTGGGATGGGGCTTCTCTCTCCTCTTCACCCTGAGCTCACAGCTCATCGGCATCTCCCTCGCTGGCATCTTCCGCCGCTTTCTCGTCTGGCCTGCCGCCATGATGTGGCCCAACCAATTCGCCAACACGTCCCTGTTTTATGCGCTGCACGATAAGAGCAAGAGCGATGGCGTGCACTCTAATGGCTGGCGCATCAGCCGCTATCGCTGgttcggcctcgtcgccatggccatgttcTGCTACTACTGGATTCCCGGCGTCTTGTTTCAAGGGCTGTCTGTCTTTGCCTTTATCACATGGATCAAACCCAACAACGTTGTGGTCAATCAGCTGTTTGGTGGCGTGACTGGTCTCTCGCTCATTCCCATCACGTTTGACTGGACATATGTGACTGCCTATCTCGGCGATCCTCTACTCGCCCCGACACATTCGCACGTCAACACCTTGGTCGGCCTGTTCCTGTTTGTCATCATTACCACCATTGGCATCACATACAGCGGCGCCCTGTTCGCCGACTATCTGCCTCTGGTCACGGCTCAGACCTATGATAACACTCAAAACTACTATAATGTCAGTCGCATCCTCGGTCCCGGTTACACCTTTGACGAGGCCAAGTACAAGTCGTATTCGCCTTTATTCCTGGCTCCTACGTTTGCCCTCAACTACGGGCTCTCTTTTGCCGCGCTCACGTCTGCCATTGTCCACGTCGGGCTGTATCATGGCAAAGAGGTGTGGTATCGTTTCAGGGCCGCCCACAACCAAGAGCCCGACGTGCACATGAAGTTGATGAAGAAGTACACGCACGCCCCAGACTGGTGGTACGCTGTTCTGTTCGTCTTGTCCGTTGCGCTTGGCCTTGCCACCGCCGAGGGCTTCGAGTCGCAATTGCCCTGGTGGGCCTTTTTCGTGTCCATTATCATCGCCATGGTTTTTGTCGTCCCCACCACGATGATCCTTGCCGTGTCCAACATCCTGCTGAGCCTCAACGTCATATCGCCCTTTCTCGCGGGCTTCATCatccccggccggccgatTGGCGTCATGATGTTCAAGGTGTTTAGTACCATCACGCTGGGCCAGGCACAGACCTATAGCGGCAACTTGAAGCTCGCACACTACATGAAGGTGCCGCCACGCGTCACTTTCATCTGCCAGGTCGTGGCCACGATATGGGCCGTGTTCGTCCAGATTTCCGTCATGAACTGGACTCTGGGCAACATCGACGGCGTGTGCGACAATAAGCAGACCAGCCACTTCACCTGCCCGAACGGCCGCGCATTCTTCTCGTCGAGCATCGTATGGGGCGTCATCGGTCCTCGGCGCATGTTTGGCGCGGGCAGCATGTACGCCCAATTCAACTGGTTCTGGCTGATcggggcgtcgatgccgatCATTCTGTACGTGCTCACGAAGCGCCTCAAAATCAGCTTCTTCGGCCACTTCCAGGCTCCCATCATgctcggcgccatggcgtggctcccgccagcgacgccgctcAGTTTCTCGTCGTGGGCGATTTTTGGGCTCATCTTCAATCGCTGGATACGGCGCAAGTGGCATGGCTGGTGGTCGACTTACAACTATgtgacggccgcggcgttggaTGCCGGGCTGGTCCTcagcaccatcatcatcttctttgCAATTACATTCCCGGGCGTCAAAGCTCCGCAGTGGTGGGGGAACGTGACAGTCTTTGAGACGCTGGACGCGACGTATGCTGCGGTTGTCAAGGCGGTGCCGGAGAATGGGACGTTTGGGCCTGCCACCTGGTGA
- a CDS encoding uncharacterized protein (TransMembrane:1 (o758-777i)~COG:S~EggNog:ENOG503PBV2) has product MPPPPLASSSLLDSIANIITTTGGALKPYEYAPLDPSRRTFRLIELLPPRPALLPGCHGTVRVRIFERDVDADADADVAPGTGQVSAPPYDALSYTWDIPEGVTEPDRRIIVEPSGPNGDGVDDDGRPRELRIYRALELALLYLSPTAGGEDSDGEDGHDDIDGKNRRRRPLFVDQICLNQRDAVEKSVQVPLMRVIYARCARTLIWLGPPTRASDRYLDYVAAEVLPGGDGVLGRLLGPRVSSAMRIFDAVVAEEDPVPVQQQQPTTDGHDDQDKDEEERKEEHRRLRDDYDALLGLVNRCGDALPLDGMADVLSRPWNNRLWTIQEATLAPLVVFVCGRRTLCFDCMRAALFFFNVANTHWVRRARGGGVPRPPRELRARAALLDLGAGMGRIFQERKAVHRLRRRAGLMDVLLKYNVVGDEGGGVVPVKIGARLPEDRVFALLGLVDEADPLAARVRVRYGGEDVVARVYTEVTGMLLEETVDALLFAQRPRTTPGLPSWVIDWAMAVRLPVGYARLKQPVFAASSSCGKDAAPRAARFTVDDAAGRLTIRGVAVDKVVRVGEQTYCRDPEGRITELVDKRSARRVFEEVDEFVREARRGDGGGHIIKRQQDRDAGKNERGDDQEEEVEEEGDDQEEQQRAHRHTCLRVCDSGLSWRYFRSRLDSSSTTTTTTAAASMAKLSTLEASISNVGLRLLRADATRDAYRITRIYATIGITPWYWVPAPEFSALRLLACDPPAALRLLRDAAVDFVEDMLGLALASAAVGFAAWWVVFRRRFKYVTLRQDAGAFARVGLDPQAVLDPDMGEFTGHLLRNVGRRVYRTQSGRVGMGPAETSAGDDVVVLYGASVPHVLRDRGDGTNEFIGETYCDGIMDGEALDSGLEKDFVLT; this is encoded by the coding sequence atgccaccgccgcccctggcATCGTCCTCCCTGCTGGACTCCATCGccaacatcatcaccaccaccggcggcgcgctgaaGCCCTACGAGTACGCGCCGCTCGACCCCTCGCGCCGCACCTTTCGCCTCATCGAGCTGCTCCCGCCCAggcctgccctcctccccggctGCCATGGCACCGTACGCGTCCGCATCTTCGAGCGggacgtcgatgccgacgccgacgccgacgtcgccccCGGCACTGGCCAGgtgagcgcgccgccgtacGACGCCCTGTCCTACACGTGGGACATCCCCGAGGGCGTCACGGAGCCCGACcgccgcatcatcgtcgagcCTTCTGGCCCcaatggcgatggcgtcgatgatgatggtcgTCCTCGTGAGCTGCGCATCTACcgggccctcgagctcgcgctgctGTACCTCTCCCCCACggcaggaggagaagacAGCGATGGTGaggacggccacgacgataTAGACGGCAAgaatcgccgccgccgcccgctcttTGTTGACCAAATCTGCCTCAAccagcgcgacgccgtcgaaAAGAGCGTCCAGGTGCCGCTCATGCGCGTCATCTACGCCCGCTGCGCGCGCACCCTCATCTGGCTCGGTCCCCCGACGCGCGCCTCGGACCGCTACCTCGACtatgtcgccgccgaggtgctccccggcggcgacggtgtgctgggccggctgctgggcccgcgcgtgtcgtcggccatgcgcATTTttgacgccgtcgtggcggaggaggaccCCGTGcctgtgcagcagcagcagcccactaccgacggccacgacgaccaagacaaagacgaggaggaacgCAAAGAGgagcaccgccgcctgcgcgacgactacgacgcgctgctcggcctcgtgaaccgctgcggcgacgccctccctctcgacggcatggccgacgtgCTGTCGCGACCGTGGAACAACCGCCTCTGGACCATCCAGGAGGCGACGCTcgcgcccctcgtcgtcttcgtctgcggccgccgcacccTCTGCTTCGACTgcatgcgcgccgccctcttcttcttcaacgTCGCCAACACCCACTgggtgcgccgcgcccgcggcggcggcgtcccccgcccgccccgcgagctgcgcgcccgcgccgccctgctcgacctcggcgccggcatgggCCGCATCTTCcaggagcgcaaggccgtgcaccgcctgcgccgccgcgcggggcTCATGGACGTGCTGCTCAAGTacaacgtcgtcggcgacgagggcggcggcgtcgtccccgTCAAGATCGGCGCCCGCTTGCCCGAGGACCGCGTCTTCGCGCtgctcgggctcgtcgacgaggcggacccCCTCGCCGCGAGGGTGCGCGTGCgctacggcggcgaggacgtcgtcgcgcgcgtctACACCGAGGTCACGGGCAtgctgctcgaggagacggtcgacgcgctgctcTTCGCCCAGCGGCCGCGCACCACCCCTGGCCTGCCCTCGTGGGTTATCGactgggccatggccgtgcgCCTGCCCGTCGGGTACGCGCGCCTCAAGCAGCCCGTCTttgcggcctcgtcgtcctgtGGGAaggacgccgcgccgcgcgccgctcgcttcaccgtcgacgacgccgcggggAGGCTGACCATTcgtggcgtcgccgtcgacaaggtcGTCCGCGTAGGGGAGCAGACGTACTGCCGAGACCCCGAGGGCCGCATCACCGAGCTGGTCGACAAGCGCTCCGCACGCCGCGTCTTCGAGGAGGTGGACGAGTTTGTGCGCGAggcccgtcgcggcgacggcggcggccacatCATCAAGCGGCAGCAAGACAGGGACGCTGGCAAGAACGAGCGTGGCGACGAccaggaagaagaagtagaagaagaaggcgacgaccaagaggagcagcagcgcgcgcacCGACATACGTGCCTCCGCGTCTGCGACTCGGGCCTCTCATGGCGCTACTTCCGCAGCCGtctcgacagcagcagcaccaccaccaccaccacggccgccgccagcatggcCAAGCTCTCGACCCTCGAAGCCAGCATCTCCAACGTGggcctccgcctcctccgcgccgacgccacgcgGGACGCCTACCGCATCACGCGCATCTACGCCACCATCGGCATCACGCCCTGGTACTGGGTCCCCGCGCCCGAGTTCtccgccctgcgcctcctcgcgtgcgacccgcccgccgccctgcgcctgctgcgcgacgccgccgtcgacttcgtcgaggacatgctcggcctggccctcgcgtcggcggccgtcgggTTCGCCGCGTGGTGGGTcgtcttccgccgccgcttcaAGTACGTCACGCTGCGgcaggacgccggcgccttTGCCCGCGTCGGGCTCGATCCCCAGGCCGTGCTGGACCCGGACATGGGCGAGTTCACGGGACACCTGCTAAGGAACGTGGGCAGGAGGGTGTACAGGACCCAGAGTGGCCGCGTGGGCATGGGCCCGGCGGAGACgagcgcgggcgacgacgtggtggtCTTGTATGGGGCTTCGGTGCCTCACGTGCTGCGGGATAGGGGGGACGGCACCAACGAGTTCATTGGCGAGACATACTGCGATGGCATCATGGACGGGGAGGCCCTGGACTCTGGCCTAGAGAAAGACTTTGTTCTGACTTAG
- a CDS encoding NADPH:quinone reductase (COG:C~EggNog:ENOG503P0CA) gives MRPTIHGRLPRRRAAGLNPADYKVAEAGMLARLLAPFPKTPGMDLCARVVAVQQHPSPQGDEAAADVKPGDAVLGRLDPTKRAGSLAEYALLKPDEYAKLPEQTTAAAAGTMDSDTPLLRAASASFLKPAAPYVFVGGEVSLASTANMANALLRPAFLGGGRNRVVPYLTRNSHEDLAQTAAWIADGKLRTVVDSEYRFEDAPKAYERVKRGPSAGKVIVVVHEA, from the exons ATGAGGCCTACAATACACGGCCGATT acctcgccgccgcgccgccgggctcaACCCAGCCGACTacaaggtcgccgaggcgggcatgctcgcgcgcctgctcgcccCGTTCCCCAAGACGCCCGGCATGGACCTCTgtgcccgcgtcgtcgccgtgcagcagcatccgTCTCCTcagggagacgaggccgccgccgacgtcaagccgggcgacgccgtcctcggccgtctcgatcCCACCAAGCGCgccggctcgctcgccgagtACGCCCTCCTCAAGCCCGACGAGTACGCCAAGCTGCCCGAGCAAacaacggccgccgccgccggtacCATGGATTCGGAcacgccgctgctgcgcgccgcgtcggcctcgttcctcaagcccgccgcgccctacgtcttcgtcggcggcgaggtctcGCTCGCCAGCACCGCAAACATGGCCAacgccctgctgcgcccggccttcctcggcggcggcaggaacAGGGTCGTGCCGTACCTGACGCGCAACAGCCACGAGGACCTGGCCCAGACTGCCGCCTGgatcgccgacggcaagctcagGACCGTGGTGGACTCCGAGTACAGGTTCGAGGACGCGCCCAAGGCGTATGAGCGCGTCAAGAGGGGGCCGAGCGCCGGCAAGGTCATAGTCGTGGTTCATGAAGCTTAG
- the YSA1 gene encoding ADP-ribose diphosphatase (EggNog:ENOG503NZ8Q~COG:L): MSLTDAKVLSQGPLPDDEARWVKLTKITYQDPKGQTRTWESSERLSRPPDSDIDGVGIVAVLDKPTGPELVLQKQFRPPINKVAIEVPAGLIDAGETPEQAAVRELREETGYVGVVSESSPVMFNDPGFCNTNLRMVHVTIDMSLPENQNLKPELEENEFIEVFTVPLATLWNECKRLEAEGYAIDARVGTFAEGILMAQRLKL, encoded by the exons ATGTCCCTCACAGACGCCAAGGTCCTCTCTCAAGGGCCGCTG cccgacgacgaggcccgaTGGGTCAAGCTCACCAA GATCACGTATCAGGACCCCAAGGGCCAGACCCGCACGTGGGAGTCGTCAGAACGCctctcccgcccccccgACTCTGACATTGATGGCgtgggcatcgtcgccgtgctcgacaagCCCACCGGGCCAGAGCTCGTCCTGCAGAAGCAGTTTCGCCCGCCCATCAACAAGGTAGCTATCGAGGTGCCTGCGGGTCTCATTGACGCTGGCGAGACGCCCGAGCAGGCGGCAGTCCGCGAGCTACGCGAGGAGACGGGCTATGTCGGCGTCGtgtccgagtcgtcgcccgtcatgtTTAACGACCCGGGCTTCTGCAACACGAACCTGCGCATGGTCCACGTCACCATCGACATGTCATTGCCCGAGAACCAGAACCTCAagccggagctggaggagaaTGAGTTTATCGAGGTTTTCACGGTGCCGCTAGCCACGTTGTGGAACGAGTGCAAGCGACTCGAAGCCGAGGGATACGCCATCGACGCGCGAGTCGGCACCTTTGCCGAGGGGATTCTCATGGCGCAGAGGTTGAAGCTCTGA
- a CDS encoding uncharacterized protein (COG:L~EggNog:ENOG503P0BG): MSFNPSSPSRCQKYSIDYGNPSLTLQQSWIETLNNSLSLQSQKAHPFHADPYALRSVTVQSFDRFGGSRLGFIKLSATVSNSASETLPAAALLRGPSVAMLVMLVPDDLPASSDERYAVLTVQPRVPAGSLSFVELPAGMVDDAGSFKGAAAKEMEEELGITIHEDELVCLSELAAIPEADGINEGLPSAMYPSAGGCDEHITIYSYERRIPRHQLREWSGRLTGLRDHGEKITLKVVPMKDLWWEGARDAKALAALALWEGLRREGKV, encoded by the coding sequence ATGAGCTTCAATCCTTCAAGCCCTTCAAGGTGCCAAAAGTATTCCATAGATTATGGCAACCCCTCGCTGACCTTGCAACAGAGCTGGATAGAAACGCTCAACAACTCCCTCTCCCTTCAGTCCCAAAAGGCCCACCCCTTTCACGCAGACCCGTACGCGTTGCGCTCCGTGACCGTGCAGTCGTTCGACCGCTTTGGAGGCTCCCGCCTGGGCTTCATCAAGCTCTCGGCGACCGTCTCCAACTCCGCCTCAGAGACcctcccggcggccgccctccTGCGTGGCCccagcgtcgccatgctcGTGATGCTGGTCCCCGACGACCTTCCGGCGTCCTCGGACGAGCGCTATGCCGTCTTGACCGTGCAGCCGCGAGTCCCCGCGGGCAGCTTGAGCTTCGTTgagctgccggccggcatgGTTGATGACGCGGGAAGCTTCAagggcgcggccgccaaggagatggaggaggagctgggcaTCACAAtccacgaggacgagctggtgTGCCTGAGCGAGCTGGCGGCAATTCCAGAGGCGGATGGTATCAACGAAGGGCTTCCATCGGCAATGTACCCCAGCGCAGGAGGATGCGACGAGCACATCACCATATACAGCTACGAGCGACGAATCCCGCGACACCAACTGCGCGAATGGAGCGGACGTCTGACAGGGCTGCGCGATCACGGGGAGAAGATTACCCTCAAAGTCGTTCCAATGAAGGACCTGTGGTGGGAAGGGGCACGAGATGCCAAGGCACTTGCGGCGCTTGCGTTGTGGGAAGGGTTGCGGCGGGAGGGCAAGGTCTAG
- the CIT3 gene encoding Citrate (Si)-synthase (COG:H~EggNog:ENOG503NU5Z): MALNLRTSRALGSMKLARAALLGARPYSSSAEPDLKATLKEVIPAKRELLKKVKAHGSKVIGDVKIENTLGGMRGLKAMVWEGSVLDANEGIRFHGKTIKDCQKVLPKGKTGTEMLPEAMFWLLLTGQVPSTNQVRVLSRELAEKAQLPAFVNKMLDDFPTDLHPMTQFAIAVSALNYNSKFAKAYEKGLNKADYWEPTFDDCISLLAKLPTIAAKIYQNSYRGGGALPAEVDLEQDWSYNFAAMLGKGGKENENFQDLLRLYLALHGDHEGGNVSAHATHLVGSALSDPFLSYSAGLQGLAGPLHGLAAQEVLRWILQMKENIPANYTEQDVNDYLWSTLNSGRVVPGYGHAVLRKPDPRFEALMDYAAARPEIAKDPVFQLVEKNSRIAPEVLKKHGKTKNPYPNVDSSSGVLFHHYGFHETLYYTATFGVSRGLGPLAQLIWDRALGLPIERPKSINLEGLLKQAEGQ; encoded by the exons ATGGCCCTCAACCTGAGGACGTCCCGAGCCCTGGGCTCCATGAAG CTTGcccgcgcggcgctgctcggcgcccgtcCCTACAGCAGCTCCGCTGAGCCGGATCTCAAGGCCACGCTCAAGGAGGTCATCCCCGCCAAGCGCGAGCTCCTCAAGAAGGTCAAGGCCCACGGCTCCAAGGTCATTGGCGATGTCAAGATCGAGAACACTCTTGGCGGCATGCGTGgcctcaaggccatggtTTGGGAAGGCTctgtcctcgacgccaacgaggGCATTCGCTTCCACGGCAAGACCATCAAGGACTGCCAAAAGGTCCTGCCCAAGGGCAAGACCGGCACCGAGATGCTTCCCGAGGCCATGTTCTGGCTGCTCCTCACCGGCCAGGTGCCCTCCACCAACCAGGTCCGCGTCCTCTCGCGCGAACTCGCCGAGAAGGCTCAGCTGCCTGCCTTTGTTAATAAGATGCTGGACGATTTCCCGACGGATCTGCACCCCATGACGCAGTTCGCCATTGCCGTGTCGGCCCTTAACTACAATTCCAAGTTTGCCAAGGCGTACGAGAAGGGTCTCAACAAGGCCGACTACTGGGAGCCCACCTTCGACGACTGCATTTCCctgctggccaagctgcccACGATTGCCGCCAAAATCTACCAGAACTCGtaccgcggcggcggtgctctGCCCGCTGAGGTCGACCTCGAGCAGGACTGGTCCTACAActtcgccgccatgctcggcaagggcggaAAGGAGAACGAGAACTTCCAGGATCTGCTGCGCCTCTACCTGGCCCTACACGGCGATCACGAGGGAGGCAACGTCTCGGCCCACGCcacgcacctcgtcggcagcgccCTGAGCGACCCCTTCCTGTCCTACTCTGCCGGCCTTCAGGGTCTTGCTGGCCCTCTGCACGG TCTGGCCGCTCAGGAGGTTCTCCGCTGGATCCTCCAGATGAAGGAGAACATTCCTGCCAATTACACAGAGCAGGACGTGAACGACTACCTGTGGTCGACGCTCAACTCGGGCCGCGTCGTGCCCGGCTACGGCCACGCCGTCCTGCGCAAGCCTGACCCGCGCTTCGAGGCTCTCATGGActacgcggcggcgcgcccggAGATTGCCAAGGACCCCGTGTTCCAGTTGGTGGAGAAGAACAGCCGCATCGCGCCCGAGGTGCTCAAGAAGCACGGCAAGACCAAGAACCCGTACCCCAACGTCGATTCGTCGTCGGGCGTTCTCTTCCACCACTATGGCTTCCACGAGACGCTCTACTACACGGCCACGTTTGGTGTGTCGCGCGGTCTTGGCCCGCTGGCGCAGCTGATCTGGGACCGCGCCCTGGGCCTGCCGATTGAGCGACCTAAGAGCATCAACCTTGAGGGTCTGCTTAAGCAGGCTGAGGGTCAGTAA